A portion of the Plodia interpunctella isolate USDA-ARS_2022_Savannah chromosome 4, ilPloInte3.2, whole genome shotgun sequence genome contains these proteins:
- the Rab3-GEF gene encoding MAP kinase-activating death domain protein isoform X3: MDIQKQQLCPRLVDYLTIVGAKPYTSGKGLAPVQAPELLRRYPLTNHDDFPLPLDMVYFCQPEGCVSVGPRRAPGHPASRDCSSFVFTLTDKDSGKTRYGICVNFYRGVERAPAAGGRERVLRRESWRKSMEKSSDSAFSRSSNVAPSDSERDCSATLAPRVAAADSESGGSHSPSPRAARKRQRIRNHSLTSLCLLSHHPFFSTFRECLFILKKLIDACNESSSPRRVGASRQIFRDTVWSVLTGQAYDNTPTIVLHDVKEIETWILRLLSAPVPVPGKTRIELEVLSPTAHAPLLFALPDHTRFALVDFPLHLPLELLGVDTCLKVLTLILLENKVVVQSRDYNALSMSVMALVAMLYPLEYMFPAIPLLPCCMSCAEQLLLAPTPFLIGIPATFLTYKKNFRLPDDIWLVDLDATKLISPTGSDQDLPPLPEPEGSVLKNHLKQAMHLMGYAGAGALNSLTNTTAEQASALLMPSRRDSVGGATLKVQPASLRPTASGAQSAPHSSPESRRVSLSASAGHTPQRLSLASPQAQPFNALIYGNDVDSVDVATRVAMVRFFNSQNILANFMEHTRTLRLYPRPVVAFQINSFLRSRPRTTSFLNKFARTQAVEFLAEWSLTPCNVAFLRVQTGVFDPRQIGDKPKWFADSLQPIRFPVWDDGSSLNGALRQLQRQENQPTDESGSDSEGAESTSSSYSSLSDFVSEMVSSDLSPGGNPHQQHVIGETYSAVVQVPMTLSSSLDPKTVYSPPSSLMFGGSEGPARRSPSPSPTPSASSSDRSELSDDEPPALARPHDRAPPVKKSDTDSGSFGRESDSNSTTTPKTIVSRKQQDSSTSDSERALTPSHRTTHAKSTSSGVSRQASQTSLLEQFAAQAKELVRETTRQSSQEGLLAHMDKKGKVTDGEEKKMFAPFGQLTLHAKKAAEEASKSMQEASKSALEASKTATAVSKNTFEDLTYVSKSTFGDLTKSAKEVAAKKGLLIKGDSQDSTGSGNRRDSTALQTTNLLATTHRDFFSNISSDLNGLAASTSSMFSDFFGSKGKQTKPSESVSGSSATFGPFSQGARGLVQRSPLIRHAPPAAPPEPPHARPSANSENQAFLNDLVQHVLEGEGVGWLKLNRLKKLMEDESYRNMVLSKLNRNFNRKSTPNDKVDDVFVSKPIWKGMLKVLQAVVHGLEHTYSNFGLGGMASVFQLAEMAHTHYWSKELAALEPCVLPGSALADYRHNLDTPSSTSSSRKSSQADVPIVNYPDMDSADVQSTAEMFKDMLNQKRNLLFSKLTSFDSDAAPSSDCSADESGSITTNRANLLDHRASFKSNLSDTDVMFLNVGRAGGAGKPRAASVFSSKSSLSGYRPPVGVPVTSPLTSPDTARTYLYQGLIGKERSNLWDQMQFWEDAFLDAVSQERDMIGMDQGANEMMERYKCLSETERKRLEHEEDRLLSTALYNLTAAMVLFGVEADITRNKVRRLLAKSHIGLVYSQEVNHLLDVVHTLHGNDIELKPLGSRLLRRATFTVHEADAAGELRFMEVRDDGLILRSTQGTIVERWWYERLVNMTYSPKIRVLCLWRKNGGQTQLHKYYTKKCKALYYCIKEAMEKSGRRQDAAELGGEFPVQDCASGEGGLIQVCMEGVGLLFHHSKDFEFFVRLDHIRKCFTQNSGIFVLEEFNPKTRQIIQRKYKSIMADQICYAVLCVFSYFAAGQEQKKAILEQAARVPPSPQCPAPPPTPALPHTATSRFDPTLAPPDTSRRLSDSDAEPKPKTSPLAERRSPVSRAGEARASFAGGENATLGDGQRRILVDSHSRSAPESNRNVTDSRRTVKDQSRTVVESVADRQRRVADGAPLERHGSLSAKPDDVGAPQQPAGLSRSGSAPPRRPPPPSPARAPPLSRAQSQAAPPRPADPPCIPPRTSGGRGPGPPPALPPRQMSAAADLATANRTNAATAVSAASARRVSGAGLAAGGVAAVGGGVGAPFASTNPFTSPRHAEFVIPQRNNSRRSSTTDRN; encoded by the exons GAGCAGCAACGTGGCGCCGAGCGACTCGGAGCGCGACTGCAGCGCGACGCTGGCGCCGCGCGTCGCGGCCGCAGACTCCGAGAGCGGCGGCTCGCACTCGCCCAGCCCGCGCGCTGCCAGGAAGCGACAG CGAATACGGAACCACTCCCTAACATCGTTGTGCCTCCTGTCCCATCACCCATTCTTCTCCACATTCCGAGAGTGCCTATTTATCCTAAAGAAGTTAATAGATGCGTGCAACGAGTCTTCCAGTCCACGGCGTGTTGGGGCGTCCAGACAAATATTTAG GGATACAGTATGGTCGGTATTGACCGGACAGGCGTATGACAACACACCTACAATAGTTCTCCACGACGTGAAAGAGATAGAAACCTGGATCCTGCGGCTTTTATCTGCGCCAGTACCGGTGCCAGGCAAGACAAGGATAGAACTAGAAGTGCTATCGCCAACTGCGCACGCGCCGCTTTTGTTCGCGCTGCCCGATCATACGCGATTTGCGCTAGTTGATTTCCCTCTACATTTGCCTTTGGAACTTTTGG GCGTGGACACGTGCTTGAAAGTGCTAACTCTGATCCTGCTGGAAAACAAAGTGGTCGTCCAATCCAGAGACTACAACGCATTGTCTATGTCTGTCATGGCGCTGGTCGCCATGTTGTATCCCTTGGAGTACATGTTCCCGGCGATCCCACTGCTGCCATGTTGTATGAGCTGCGCCGAACAGCTGTTACTGGCACCCACACCCTTCCTCATTGGAATACCAGCAACGTTCCTAACCTATAAGAAGAATTTTAg ATTACCTGATGACATATGGCTTGTGGATTTGGATGCAACGAAACTTATTTCTCCAACTGGAAGCGATCAAGACCTGCCACCGTTGCCCGAACCAGAAGGTTCAGTGCTTAAAAACCACCTGAAACAG GCCATGCATCTCATGGGATACGCCGGAGCtggt GCTCTGAACAGTTTGACGAACACGACCGCGGAGCAAGCCTCTGCGCTTCTGATGCCGTCCAGAAGAGATAGCGTTGGAGGTGCAACGTTGAA GGTGCAGCCCGCGTCGCTCCGGCCAACGGCGTCGGGCGCGCAGTCGGCGCCGCACAGCAGCCCCGAGAGCCGCCGCGTGTCGCTGAGCGCCAGCGCCGGCCACACGCCGCAGCGGCTGTCGCTGGCCTCGCCGCAAGCGCAGCCCTTCAACGCGCTCATATATGGCAACGATGTCGACTCTGTCGACGTCGCAACGAGGGTCGCCATG GTGCGCTTCTTCAACTCTCAAAACATCTTAGCCAACTTTATGGAGCACACGCGGACTCTGCGACTGTACCCGAGACCGGTCGTGGCGTTCCAAATCAACAGTTTTCTGCGTTCGCGTCCTAGAACCACGTCCTTCCTTAATAAGTTCGCGAGAACTCAG GCTGTAGAGTTCTTAGCGGAATGGTCGCTGACGCCCTGCAACGTGGCGTTCCTCAGGGTACAAACTGGGGTGTTTGACCCTCGGCAAATTGGGGACAAACCGAAATGGTTCGCCGACTCCTTGCAGCCCATCCGCTTCCCCGTGTGGGACGACGGCAGCTCACTCAACGGCGCGCTGAGACAACTACAGAGGCAGGAGAACCAACCTACCG ATGAGAGCGGGTCAGACTCCGAAGGGGCAGAGAGCACAAGCTCGTCGTACTCATCCCTCAGTGACTTTGTATCCGAAATGGTTTCGTCCGATTTATCACCCg GTGGCAACCCACATCAGCAACACGTGATTGGTGAAACGTACAGCGCAGTGGTGCAGGTTCCGATGACTTTGTCTTCTTCTTTGGATCCAAAAACG GTGTATTCGCCGCCGTCGTCCCTCATGTTCGGAGGGTCGGAGGGTCCGGCGCGGCGGTCGCCCTCCCCCTCCCCGACGCCCTCCGCGTCCAGCTCCGACCGCAGCGAGCTGTCGGACGACGAGCCGCCAGCCTTGGCTCGTCCGCACGACCGTGCGCCCCCCGTCAAGAAAAGC GACACGGACAGCGGGAGTTTCGGGCGCGAGTCTGACTCAAACTCGACGACGACGCCGAAAACGATCGTCAGCCGCAAGCAGCAGGACAGCAGCACCAGTGACTCCGAGCGGGCCCTCACGCCCTCGCACCGGACCACGCACGCCAAG AGCACAAGCAGCGGCGTGTCCCGGCAAGCGTCGCAGACGTCGCTGCTGGAGCAGTTCGCGGCGCAGGCCAAGGAGCTCGTGCGGGAGACCACGCGCCAGAGTAGCCAGGAGGGCTTGCTGGCTCACATGGACAAG AAAGGAAAAGTGACTGATGGCGAAGAGAAGAAAATGTTTGCTCCTTTCGGTCAG TTAACGCTGCATGCCAAAAAAGCGGCAGAAGAAGCATCTAAAAGTATGCAAGAGGCATCGAAATCAGCGTTAGAAGCTAGCAAAACAGCGACCGCAGTCAGTAAGAACACCTTTGAAGACCTCACCTACGTCAGCAAGTCTACCTTCGGAGATCTCACTAAAAGCGCTAAAGAAGTTGCTGCGAAAAAAGGACTTCTAATCAAG GGTGACAGTCAAGACTCGACGGGTAGCGGCAATCGACGCGACTCGACGGCACTCCAAACTACTAATCTACTTGCGACCACGCACCGGGATTTCTTCTCCAACATTAGTTCCGATCTGAATGGGCTCGCAGCCTCCACTTCTAGCATGTTCAGTGACTTTTTCGGTTCTAAGG GCAAGCAGACGAAGCCCTCGGAGTCTGTGTCCGGGTCGTCGGCGACGTTTGGTCCGTTCTCGCAGGGCGCGCGCGGGCTGGTGCAGCGCTCGCCGCTCATCCGCCAcgcgccgcccgccgcccCGCCCGAGCCGCCGCACGCCAGGCCCTCCGCCAACTCCGAGAACCAGGCCTTCCTCAACGAT CTGGTACAGCATGTCCTGGAGGGCGAAGGCGTAGGTTGGCTGAAGCTGAACCGGTTGAAGAAGCTGATGGAGGACGAGTCCTACCGCAACATGGTGCTCAGTAAACTCAACAGGAACTTCAACCGCAAGTCCACGCCCAACGACAAAGTTGATGACGTG TTCGTAAGCAAGCCGATATGGAAGGGCATGTTGAAGGTGCTTCAGGCCGTAGTGCACGGGCTGGAGCACACGTATTCCAACTTCGGCCTGGGCGGCATGGCGTCGGTGTTCCAGCTGGCGGAGATGGCGCACACGCACTACTGGAGCAAGGAGCTGGCGGCGCTCGAGCCCTGCGTGCTGCCGGGCTCCGCACTCGCAGACTATAGGCACAATTTAGACACGCCTTCGTCTACGTCGTCATCGAGGAAGAGCTCGCAAGCGG ATGTTCCGATAGTCAACTATCCCGATATGGACTCCGCCGACGTTCAAAGCACTGCAGAAATGTTTAAAGACATGCTCAACCAGAAGAGGAACCTTCTCTTCAGTAAACTGACTTCATTCGACTCggac GCGGCGCCGTCGTCCGACTGTTCGGCCGACGAGAGCGGCTCGATCACCACCAACCGAGCCAATCTCCTTGACCACCGCGCCTCCTTTAAGTCCAACCTCTCTGACACTGACGTCATGTTCCTCAAT GTGGGTCGCGCCGGCGGGGCGGGGAAGCCGCGCGCGGCGAGCGTGTTCTCTTCAAAGTCCTCTCTCAGCGGGTATCGGCCGCCGGTCGGCGTGCCTGTCACTTCGCCGCTCACTTCGCCTGATACCGCCAGGACTTATCTTTATCAGGGACTTATTG GTAAAGAAAGGTCAAACCTTTGGGACCAAATGCAATTTTGGGAGGACGCTTTCCTCGACGCCGTGAGTCAAGAGCGGGATATGATAGGCATGGACCAGGGAGCGAACGAGATGATGGAGAGGTACAAGTGTCTCAGTGAGACGGAGAGAAAACGCCTCGAACATGAAGAGGACAGACTGCTGTCCACCGCTCTATACAACTTGACTGCGGCGATGGTTCTGTTCGGAGTTGAAGCGGATATCACACGGAACAAAGTGCGGAGGTTGCTCGCTAAGAGTCACATCGGGCTTGTGTACAGTCAGGAAGTCAATCACCTACTTGATGTCGTCCATACTTTG CATGGAAACGACATCGAGCTAAAGCCGCTGGGGTCCCGCTTGCTGCGGCGCGCGACGTTCACCGTGCACGAGGCTGACGCGGCCGGAGAACTGCGCTTCATGGAGGTTCGCGACGACGGCCTCATACTACGCTCCACGCAAG gTACAATTGTGGAACGATGGTGGTACGAGCGCCTCGTCAACATGACTTACAGTCCGAAAATACGAGTTTTGTGTCTTTGGAGGAAAAATGGTGGCCAGACGcagttacataaatattatactaaaaag TGTAAAGCCCTGTACTACTGCATTAAGGAGGCGATGGAGAAGAGTGGGCGACGGCAGGACGCGGCCGAGCTGGGGGGGGAGTTCCCGGTGCAAGACTGCGCCTCGGGGGAGGGCGGCCTCATACAG GTGTGCATGGAAGGCGTCGGTCTTCTGTTCCACCACAGCAAG GATTTCGAG TTCTTTGTGCGGCTCGATCATATTCGAAAATGCTTCACACAGAACAGCGGTATCTTCGTTTTAGAAGAATTta ATCCAAAAACCAGACAAATAATTCAAAGGAAGTACAAATCTATAATG GCGGATCAGATATGCTATGCAGTGTTGTGCGTGTTTTCCTACTTCGCGGCGGGACAGGAGCAGAAGAAGGCGATTCTGGAGCAGGCGGCGCGCGTGCCTCCCTCCCCACAGTGCCCCGCGCCGCCCCCCACGCCCGCGCTCCCCCATACGGCTACGTCTCGCTTCGACCCCACGCTTGCGCCTCCCGACACTTCTCGAAGACTTTCAGACAGCGATGCCGAGCCTAAACCCAAGACTAGCCCATTG GCAGAGCGACGTTCGCCAGTGAGCCGTGCGGGGGAGGCGCGAGCCAGCTTCGCAGGGGGCGAGAACGCTACTTTGGGGGATGGTCAGAGAAGAATTCTCGTTGACAGCCACAGTAGGAGTGCGCCGGAAAGCAACAGAAACGTGACGGATAGTCGCAGAACTGTGAAGGATCAAAGTAGAACCGTGGTAGAAAGCGTGGCTGACCGGCAAAGACGGGTGGCCGACGGCGCCCCCCTCGAACGACACGGTAGTTTGTCCGCTAAGCCTGACGACGTTGGCGCACCGCAG CAGCCGGCGGGCCTGTCGCGTTCGGGCAGCGCGCCCCCGCGGCGCCCCCCGCCCCCGTCGCCCGCGCGCGCGCCCCCGCTGTCGCGTGCGCAGTCGCAGgccgcgccgccgcgcccCGCTGACCCGCCCTGC ATCCCGCCGCGTACGAGCGGCGGGCGGGGCCCGGGACCGCCGCCCGCGCTGCCGCCGCGCCAGATGTCCGCCGCCGCCGACCTCGCCACCGCGAACAG AACAAATGCAGCGACGGCAGTGAGTGCTGCGAGCGCGCGGCGTGTGAGCGGCGCTGGGCTGGCGGCGGGTGGGGTAGCGGCGGTCGGGGGAGGGGTGGGGGCGCCCTTCGCCTCCACCAACCCGTTCACCTCCCCACGACACGCGGAGTTCGTCATACCACAGAGGAACAACTCGCGACGGTCGTCTACCACGGACCGAAACTGA